Part of the Candidatus Eisenbacteria bacterium genome, CCGCGAGCAGGTTGCCCTGCGCGTCCGTCAGCGCGCCCACGCCCAGCAACGAAGACGCTTCCGGAGCGGGCACCAGGTCGCGCGGGAACGAGGCGCTCACCACGTAGTCGAGCGAGCCGTCGAATCCGACGCCGCCGCTCACGATCCAGATGCCGAACGGGGTGCGCATGTTCGCCTTGTCGGTGACGACGCGGCCATTCGCGATATGGAACGGCAGTCGCAGGTCTCGCACCCGGGTGAGCCGGCCGGGGTCGAGCTTCAGTTGCTTCGCGATCGCCTCGATCGCGGGCGCGGGTCCGAAGGTACCGTCGAGAAATGCCGCGAGACCGGCCGCCGAAAGGGTGCGCGCAATGGCTTCAGGCGTCGCCCCGGCGCCCGACAGATCGAGCGTGGTTCCGAGCCGACCCTTGAAGAGCCCGCGCAGCGGCGTCCAGGCCGACAGGATCGCGTCGGCCTCGACGCTGTCGATGTGAGCGTTGACCGCAAACCGGGGCGACTCGGGCTGGGTGAGATCGAATCGTGCGTTGCCGGTGACATGCCCATCGTAGCCGTCGAGCGCGAAGCGCGGGATCGCGATCACGCCGGGCTCGAGTGTCACCGCGGCCCGCACGTCTCGCACGTCGAGTTTCTGATTCATGAGCCGCGCGATGCGCACCTCGCCACCGCCGGTCGCGTTCGGCACCAGCGGGGCGCCCTTCGAAGTCGGCAACAGCTCCGCCAGGTCGAGATGGGGCGACACGAGCGAGAACGTCACACCGGACGGTGCCGCCGAGCCCGGCTTTGCGAGCAGCGCGAGCGGCCGCGTGACATCGGCGTCCAGCATGAACGACGACTTGCCGCCCTTGCCGGTCAGCCCGCTCACCTTGGCGCGCTGGGGGCTGAACGCGATCGTGCCGTTGATCGCCTCGATACGATTCGGCAGATCGGGCGCGGCCACGCTGACGTTCGAGAGCTTTGCGTTGCCCTCGAGCGCGATCGAGCCCGGGTCGTTCGCGCGACCGCGGCCCCTCACGTCGAGCGCCACGCGCCCGCCGAGCTGGGTCTCCCTCGGCGCGATCATCGGCGTGACCGCGGCCAGATCGACATCGCCCTGCACCGCGAATACCACGTTCGGATCCGCGAAGTGAGTGACCGCGAGCCGGGCGCGCAGCGGCGTGGCACCGCCGGAACCGACCACGTTCGCGCGCAGGTCACCGATCCCGAGCGAATCGGGCGCGAAGCGGGTCGTGAACGAGAGCGACTCCACCCGCGCGGGGGCGTTCGGATACCGGAAGCGACCCTCCTTGACCGTCAGCACGCCGATGATCCGGGGACTGTGCCCGGGCCCCATCGCCCCACGGATGCCGAGATCGAAGTCGAGTACTCCGGCCGCCTCGATGCCGTGCAGCGCAGCGGCATCCGCGGCGCTCAGGAAGCCCATGATCTGTGCGAGATCCACGCCGCTTGCCTTCGCCTTCAAGTCGACGCGCGACTCAGGCCCGGGCTGATCGACGAGGCCCGACACTCCGATCGAGGTGCCGCCGAACGCAAGCGCGAGCTGCTCGAGTGCGAGGCGATTCTGCTTCGCGTCGTACTTGCCGCGGTGATCGATCTTCCACTCGAGTTTGCCGAGCGAGGCGTCGAGATCCGAGAGCTTCGCGGCCGTGATGGGGCCGAATGCGAGGCCCGAGATCGTGGTGCGCCCCGAGGTGGCGAAGCGCGAGCCCTGGGCCTCGGTCGAGATCGCCGAGCGAGTCGCGATTCCGAACATCACGCGACGCCGCGCGCGCACCGCGTCGGTCAGCACCTGCCCGTCGTGAATCTCGAGTTCGCGCACCTCGATGTCCATGGGCTTGGAGTCGGGCCCGGCCGCCGGTTGCTCCTTCGTGAGTCGGTCGAAGTTCGTCGAACCGTCTTCGTTCAGCACCAGGTGGACGCGCGGGCCGTCGAGCACCACGCGCCGGACCACGATCTTGCGGCTCAGCAACGCGAACACATCGAGGTCGAGGTGCAGCGCCCTGAGCGTCAGTGCGGAACCCGCGCGAAAGCCGCCGGGTTCGGCGAGCGCCGGCTCGATCACGGTGAGACGCACGGGTGGCCACAGCCCGACGCGCGCGTCACGATAGGTCGCCGGCCGCGCCAGCACTCCTTCGAGCTGCTGCTGGACCATCGAACGCACCTTCGCAGGCGGAAACAGCATCGCGACGGTCGCCCACGCGATCAGCGCCAGCAGCACGGGAATCGCGAGCACCATCAGCAGCACGCGCGACACGCGGCCGCGTGATTCGGACGACTGCACGGGTCGGATCATGGGCGGCAGTCTGCCATAACTCGCGCGCCCGACCTCGTCGCCCCGCGGCCATCGGCTTCGAGCTCATCACGCTTGCCCGCGCCGGCGCGTGCCGCCTACCCTCGCCGGCCATGCTCACTTCCGCCGCAGTGTTCGCGAAGCTCGAGGAACACAAACTCCTCGCCGTGATCCGAGCCCCTTCGGCGGCGGCCGCACTCGGCGCCGCGCAAGCGGTGATCGAGGGTGGCTTGCCGATCGTCGAGATCACCTATTCGGTCCCCGGGGCACCGAGCGTGATGGCCGAACTCTCGGGCCGCGAAGACTTGATCGTCGGCGCCGGCACGGTGCTCACGGTCACTCAGGCCGAAGACGCGATCGCCGCCGGGGCAAGCTTCATCGTGGCGCCGAACCTGTCGCTCGAGGTCGCGCGCGTGGCGCTCGAGGCCGGAGTGCTCTATTGCCCGGGGGCCTACACCACTTCCGAGATCATCGCCGCGCGCGACGCCGGCGCGCACCTGATCAAGGTGTATCCGGTCGGCATCGCCGGTGGGCCCGACTACATCAAGGTGATTCGCGACCCACTGCCCGACATTCCGATGCTCGCTGCCGGCGGCACGAATCTCGACAACGTGCCGCGCTTCCTCGCCGTCGGGTGCGTGGCGTGCGGTCTGGGTGCGGCGCTCGCGGATCCGGCGCTCGCGGGAGCCGGCGAGTTCGACGAGATCACGCGCCGCGCGAGCGCATTCGTCGCGCGCGTCCGCGCCGCCGCGCTCGCTGCGGGATGAGCGCCTCACGCCTGGCCTTCGCAATCGCGGCGTGCGTGGCGCTCGCCGGCGTGCCCGGAGCGGGACGCGCCAGCACCGAAGAGTTTGCGAGCTTCTCCGCGACCGCTCAGGAGGAGGACGACGAGAGTCTTCTCGATCACGCACTCACGGCACCGCCCTCGTTCTGGCGCGACGAATGGGAGCGCGGACCGCGGGCGTTTCGCACCTCTCAAGGGTGCCTCACCTCGGGACAGTGGATCCTCGTGACGCAGCTCAAGCTCGAAGCGCCGCTCGGAGATCGGGCGCGATTCGGTCTCGAGTACCTGGATGACGCGAGTGACCGCGGCCAGTGGGAACACTTCGACTTGTGGTTTCGATTCCCGACCCGGGTCGGAAGGCTCTCGGCGATGTTCCGGCCGTTCTTCGACAAGAGCCGCCAGGACTTCGCGGTGCAGTGGGAAACCGGCGCGGACACGGCGGGGCTGCACCTCCAGCTCACGTTCGGGGTCGAGGACATGTTCAACAACCTGTGGGCGTTTCGACAGACGCGAGTCGGCAACCTGTCGGAGCCGTACGAGACGCATCCGTACGAGCCGGCGGCACGCGTGGAGTGGCGTGGCGAGCACAGCCGGTTCGAGCTCGGCGGGCGCTGGCTCACCGTGGGCGAGAAGCAGCTGATCGCGGACCCGGCCGTGCCGACGTTTCGACTCGGCACGCTGTGGGGCGCGGACGCGTGGGGATACGCGGAGACGCGGGCACTCGCGACCGACGCGTGGGTGACGGCGCGCAGCAAGCAGGTCTTTAGCCGCTTCGACCACTCGAAGCGACCGGACTCGACCGGCAATGACTGGCGGCGCCAGTGGTCGCTCGAACTGGGTGCGCGCCGCGCGCTCGGGGCTCGCTGGACTCTCGAGGCTCGCGGCATCTACCAGTCGCGTGAACAGGAAACTTCGACGCCGCTGGTCCCCGGCCGGTTCGAAGGCCTGGATCGGCTGCTTCAGCTCGAACTCGGTTGGCGACCCGTCGCCAACTTCGGCACCCGATTCGGCGGTCTGCACGATCGCATCGGTGTCACGCAGAGCTATCCGGACCCTTTGAACCAGTACGGGTCGTACGGTACGCGCACCGAAAACCGGCTCTACGTGGGTGTCTGGATTCGACTGGGGCGCGTGCTGCTGTCGGGGGTCGAGGGCATCGAGCTGGACGACGAGCCCTACGACGTGTCGCTGATTCACGACAAGGGTTTCGTGAGCCTTCAGACCACGTTCTGAGCACTGGCGCAGGCATCGCTCCGGGGCCATAGTCCCGGGTGACTTCCCCGCCGAGCCGCGCCGACCGGGATGCTCGAGCTACGCGATGGCGAACTCCGCGCGCAGTTCGTTCCCACGCTCGAAGCGACGCGAGACGGCGGCGTGCGAGTCCACGTGTTGAGCGTCAACTTCTAGCGATTTCGCGCCTTGCCGTGGGGCCGAACTCCCGGCTAAAGTCCGCGCTCGTTTCGCCGGGCACTCGCTTCACCCCGAATCTTCCGGGCCGCGGCCGCAGGGCTGCGACTGCCCGTTGCCTGCCGTCCGGGCGCCGTGCGCGGCGCTGGACCATTCTAGGAGGCCTCGTGCGCAAGCAGCTGCTCGCCGCCCTCGTCGTCGTCGCCGCACTCGGCGCCTCGACGCACGCCACGGCGGAACCTCTCGGTCGCCACTTCGAGCTGACCCCGTTCGGCGGCTGGACCTTCTTCGACGGCAAGATCAGCTCCGTCACGGGCAATCCGCTCACCGACGATCTCTACTTCGGCGGGCGGCTCGGCTACCAGTTCCACCGTCTGCTCGGCATCGAGGCGGCGGCAGGGTTCACGCCCACCGCCGAGGACTTCGTGGGCGGCGCCGACGTCGACTACTTCCACGCCTCGGGCAACCTCGTGCTCACGCCCTGGTCGAATCGCTACGGCGGACCCTTCCTGTTCGCGGGCGCCGGATCGGCGCAGACCAAGGTCACCGGACAGGACACCGAGAGCAACATGGGGATCGAGTACGGCGGCGGCCTGCGCTTCTGGATGAGCGACGCGATCGGAGTGCGATTCGAGGCTCGGAACATCTCGTCCGAAGTCGACGCGATCGGTGGCGCCAAGGAGACGCTCGACAACCTGGTGGTGGGTGGTGGCCTGACGTTCGCGCTCGGCGGCACTCCGCGTGATACCGATGGTGACGGTGTTCCCGACAAGCGAGACGCGTGTCCCGATTCGCCGCGCGGCTCCAAGGTCGATGCGAGAGGTTGCCCGACCGACAGCGACGCAGACGGCGTGTTCGACGGCCTCGATCAGTGCGAAGGCACTCCGAAGGGCGCAACGGTGGATGCGAACGGTTGCCCGAGCGACGCAGACGGCGACGGCGTGTTCGACGGGCTCGATACCTGCGCCGAGACGCCCAAGGGCGCCACCGTCGACGCCAAGGGCTGTCCGAGCGATGCCGATTCCGACAAGGTGTTCGACGGCCTCGACCAGTGCCCCAACACGCCGACCGGAGCGACGGTCGACGACAAGGGCTGCCCGAGCGACTCGGACGGCGACGGCGTGTTCGACGGCCTCGATCAGTGCGAGGCGACCCCTGCCGGCCTGCGAGTCGACGACAAGGGCTGCCCGATCGAGCTGGTGGAGCGCGAAACCGAGCTGCTCGATACCGGCACGATCCGGCTGCAGAACGTGAACTTCGAGACCGCCAAGAGCGACATCCTGGCGGAGAGCTTCCCGACCCTCGATGCGGTGGCGGCACTGATGGTCAAGTGGCCGCAGCTGAAGATCGAGATCGGCGGTCACACCGACGGACGCGGCTCGGCAACGGCGAACCAGCAGCTGTCGCTGTCGCGGGCCAAGGCGGTGGAGACCTACCTGCTGGGCAAGCAGCCGACGCTCAAGGACGAGCAGTTCACGGTCAAGGGCTACGGCGAGTCGAAGCCGCTGGCACCGAACGATGGCGAAGTGAACTGGGCCAAGAACCGGCGGGTCGAGTTCGTGGTGCTGAACAAGGACGTGCTGAAGAAGGAAGTGGAGCGGCGCCGGTTGCTGGAGAAGCCGGCCACGCCAGCCGCTCCCGCCGACAGCACTCAGAAGAACTAGCGCCCGCGAGCAGGTTGGCGCGCTTCAAGCGCCATGCGAACGGCCACCCCGGGCGGGGTGGCCGTTTCGCTGCGAGCACGGCTCGCTTCGCACTCCGCGCCGGTCGTTCGCCTTGCCGCGTCCGACCTCCGTGGTATCGTGCCAACGGCTCACCGACAGGAATCGCAACCGCGCCCAGGCACCCGCTCGGATCACCTGGAAACCCAAGGAGGGAACGCATGCGCGCTCGTGTGGCTTCGGCCATCGCTGCCATTTTGATTTCGCTCGCCCCGCTCGCTGCGAGCGCCGCGGACACCGCCGAGATGAACAGTCACTGGACCTTCGCTCCGTTCGTCGGCTACCACGTCTTCGACGAACAGTGGGGAACCGGTGTCCACAGGTACCCGGACCTGCAGCCCAAGGAAGGCATTCACCTCGGCGCGCGACTCGGCTACGTGTGGGCGGGTGGGCTCGGACTCGAGCTGGCGGGCGGCTACACGCCGACCACCCTCGACAGCCTCGACACCGAACTCGGCGACATGACCTGGATGTACGGCTCCGCCAACCTGATCTACAGCCCGGCGATGGGCCGCTTCGGCTCGCCGTTTCTGAGCGCTGGATTTGGCGGCGGCACGCTGAGCTATGACGGGCTGCCGGCCGACGGGCGCATCAACTTCGTCTCGGTCGGTGGGGACTCGTCCGACGACAGCTTCAACATGGGCGTGCTCGACATGGCCGCCGGCTGGACGCTGCCGCTCGGCGAAAAGCTCGGGCTGCGGCTCGAGGCGCGCAATCTTCTGTGGATTCCTAACGAGAACTTCGACAACGCGAACGTCGCGCAGCAGATCTACGGCGCGGCGCTCACGTGGGGCATGGGCGGCAGCAAGCCCAAGGACGATGACGGCGACGGCGTTTCGAACAAACGCGACAAGTGCCCGGCCACTCCGGCGGGCGCGACCGTCAATGCCGACGGATGCCCGACCGACGCCGACGGCGATGGTGTGTTCGACGGACTCGATCAGTGCGCGAACACCCCGAAGGGCGCACGCGTCAACGCGAGCGGCTGCCCCACCGACGCAGACGGCGACAAGGTGTGGGACGGCCTCGACAAGTGCGAAGGCACGCCGGCCGGCGCGACGGTGAATGCCGACGGATGCCCGACCGACGCGGATGGCGACGGCGTGTTCGACGGGCTCGATCAGTGCCCGAACTCGCCGACCGGTTCGACGGTCGACGCCAAGGGTTGCCCGATGGACAGCGACGGCGATGGTGTCTCGGATGGACTCGACAAGTGCCCGGGTACCGCGTCAGGACTCAAGGTCGACGCCGAGGGCTGC contains:
- a CDS encoding AsmA family protein, with the translated sequence MIRPVQSSESRGRVSRVLLMVLAIPVLLALIAWATVAMLFPPAKVRSMVQQQLEGVLARPATYRDARVGLWPPVRLTVIEPALAEPGGFRAGSALTLRALHLDLDVFALLSRKIVVRRVVLDGPRVHLVLNEDGSTNFDRLTKEQPAAGPDSKPMDIEVRELEIHDGQVLTDAVRARRRVMFGIATRSAISTEAQGSRFATSGRTTISGLAFGPITAAKLSDLDASLGKLEWKIDHRGKYDAKQNRLALEQLALAFGGTSIGVSGLVDQPGPESRVDLKAKASGVDLAQIMGFLSAADAAALHGIEAAGVLDFDLGIRGAMGPGHSPRIIGVLTVKEGRFRYPNAPARVESLSFTTRFAPDSLGIGDLRANVVGSGGATPLRARLAVTHFADPNVVFAVQGDVDLAAVTPMIAPRETQLGGRVALDVRGRGRANDPGSIALEGNAKLSNVSVAAPDLPNRIEAINGTIAFSPQRAKVSGLTGKGGKSSFMLDADVTRPLALLAKPGSAAPSGVTFSLVSPHLDLAELLPTSKGAPLVPNATGGGEVRIARLMNQKLDVRDVRAAVTLEPGVIAIPRFALDGYDGHVTGNARFDLTQPESPRFAVNAHIDSVEADAILSAWTPLRGLFKGRLGTTLDLSGAGATPEAIARTLSAAGLAAFLDGTFGPAPAIEAIAKQLKLDPGRLTRVRDLRLPFHIANGRVVTDKANMRTPFGIWIVSGGVGFDGSLDYVVSASFPRDLVPAPEASSLLGVGALTDAQGNLLADLRVTGTARAPRVSLDLAATGARVKGRISEALTQQSEKVQQELRDEAERRRRAAEDSLRAVAARARRLS
- a CDS encoding bifunctional 4-hydroxy-2-oxoglutarate aldolase/2-dehydro-3-deoxy-phosphogluconate aldolase; amino-acid sequence: MLTSAAVFAKLEEHKLLAVIRAPSAAAALGAAQAVIEGGLPIVEITYSVPGAPSVMAELSGREDLIVGAGTVLTVTQAEDAIAAGASFIVAPNLSLEVARVALEAGVLYCPGAYTTSEIIAARDAGAHLIKVYPVGIAGGPDYIKVIRDPLPDIPMLAAGGTNLDNVPRFLAVGCVACGLGAALADPALAGAGEFDEITRRASAFVARVRAAALAAG
- a CDS encoding OmpA family protein, producing the protein MRKQLLAALVVVAALGASTHATAEPLGRHFELTPFGGWTFFDGKISSVTGNPLTDDLYFGGRLGYQFHRLLGIEAAAGFTPTAEDFVGGADVDYFHASGNLVLTPWSNRYGGPFLFAGAGSAQTKVTGQDTESNMGIEYGGGLRFWMSDAIGVRFEARNISSEVDAIGGAKETLDNLVVGGGLTFALGGTPRDTDGDGVPDKRDACPDSPRGSKVDARGCPTDSDADGVFDGLDQCEGTPKGATVDANGCPSDADGDGVFDGLDTCAETPKGATVDAKGCPSDADSDKVFDGLDQCPNTPTGATVDDKGCPSDSDGDGVFDGLDQCEATPAGLRVDDKGCPIELVERETELLDTGTIRLQNVNFETAKSDILAESFPTLDAVAALMVKWPQLKIEIGGHTDGRGSATANQQLSLSRAKAVETYLLGKQPTLKDEQFTVKGYGESKPLAPNDGEVNWAKNRRVEFVVLNKDVLKKEVERRRLLEKPATPAAPADSTQKN
- a CDS encoding OmpA family protein, producing the protein MRARVASAIAAILISLAPLAASAADTAEMNSHWTFAPFVGYHVFDEQWGTGVHRYPDLQPKEGIHLGARLGYVWAGGLGLELAGGYTPTTLDSLDTELGDMTWMYGSANLIYSPAMGRFGSPFLSAGFGGGTLSYDGLPADGRINFVSVGGDSSDDSFNMGVLDMAAGWTLPLGEKLGLRLEARNLLWIPNENFDNANVAQQIYGAALTWGMGGSKPKDDDGDGVSNKRDKCPATPAGATVNADGCPTDADGDGVFDGLDQCANTPKGARVNASGCPTDADGDKVWDGLDKCEGTPAGATVNADGCPTDADGDGVFDGLDQCPNSPTGSTVDAKGCPMDSDGDGVSDGLDKCPGTASGLKVDAEGCPIEVSERETELLDTGMIRLQDINFETGKSDLLPESYGTLDIVGQLLTKWPELKIEIGGHTDSRGSNAANQQLSESRANSVKEYLLGKFTGLNASQYSTKGYGELKPVAPNTSAINMSKNRRVEFVVLNKDVLKKEQERRKLLQK